The following coding sequences are from one Malaciobacter pacificus window:
- a CDS encoding Rid family detoxifying hydrolase, whose amino-acid sequence MKFIESDNLPQAIGPYSPAVKVNGMIYTSAQVPVTLDGTMVERDIKIQTRQVLSNLRTLLEDAESGMENVVKVSVYLENIDDFGIVNVLFAEAFGDHKPARSTISAKGLPKDSLIMIDAIAMGNDYH is encoded by the coding sequence ATGAAATTTATAGAAAGTGATAATTTACCACAAGCAATAGGTCCTTACTCTCCAGCAGTAAAAGTAAATGGAATGATTTATACTTCTGCTCAAGTTCCTGTAACGCTTGATGGAACAATGGTTGAAAGAGATATTAAAATTCAGACAAGACAGGTTTTATCAAACTTAAGAACACTTTTAGAAGATGCTGAAAGTGGTATGGAAAATGTTGTAAAAGTTTCTGTTTATTTAGAAAATATTGATGATTTTGGAATAGTAAATGTACTTTTTGCAGAAGCATTTGGTGATCATAAACCAGCTAGAAGTACAATTTCTGCTAAAGGTTTACCAAAAGACTCTTTAATTATGATTGATGCAATTGCAATGGGAAATGATTATCATTAG
- the proB gene encoding glutamate 5-kinase, translated as MKRLVIKVGTAVLTEENKRLSLNRIQNLVDLIAKLKNEKEIEVILVSSGAVGAGYTKLQLDKKILANKQALAAIGQPLLLKHYKKMFQEHDIICAQMLFIADDFDSRKRSKNARNVMEILLENRVLPIINENDVIANEELVFGDNDQLAAHVAHYFKADMLAILTDIDGYYNKNPREHEDAELLSVVTHIEPEELEMKHTANSEFATGGIVTKLKAADFLMKKGIPMYLSSGFDLTNAYDFLCDENHNNGTLFKPTK; from the coding sequence ATGAAACGTTTAGTTATTAAAGTAGGAACTGCTGTTTTAACAGAAGAAAACAAAAGATTATCATTAAACAGAATTCAAAATTTAGTAGATTTAATTGCTAAATTAAAAAATGAAAAAGAGATTGAAGTTATTTTAGTATCTTCTGGAGCTGTAGGTGCAGGGTATACAAAATTACAATTAGATAAAAAAATATTGGCTAATAAACAAGCATTAGCAGCTATTGGACAGCCTTTATTACTAAAGCATTATAAAAAAATGTTTCAAGAACATGATATTATTTGTGCTCAAATGCTTTTTATTGCAGATGATTTTGACTCTAGAAAACGTTCAAAAAATGCACGAAATGTTATGGAAATTTTACTTGAAAATAGAGTTTTACCAATTATAAATGAAAATGATGTAATTGCAAATGAAGAGTTAGTATTTGGAGATAATGATCAATTAGCAGCTCATGTTGCACATTACTTTAAGGCTGATATGTTAGCAATATTGACTGATATTGATGGATATTATAATAAAAATCCTAGAGAGCATGAAGATGCTGAGCTTCTAAGTGTTGTTACTCATATTGAACCTGAAGAATTAGAAATGAAACACACTGCAAATTCTGAGTTTGCCACAGGTGGAATTGTTACTAAATTAAAAGCAGCAGATTTTCTAATGAAAAAAGGGATTCCAATGTATTTATCTTCAGGCTTTGATTTAACTAATGCATATGATTTTTTATGTGATGAAAATCATAATAATGGAACACTATTTAAACCAACTAAGTAA
- the rpmA gene encoding 50S ribosomal protein L27: MAHKKGQGSTQNNRDSAGKRLGVKKYGGEVVRAGNIIVRQRGTKVHCGANVGIGKDHTIYSLIDGVVKFEIKDKKRKKVSVYAAS; this comes from the coding sequence ATGGCTCACAAGAAAGGTCAAGGATCTACTCAGAATAATAGAGATTCAGCTGGAAAAAGACTTGGTGTTAAGAAATATGGTGGAGAAGTTGTAAGAGCTGGAAACATCATTGTTAGACAAAGAGGAACAAAAGTTCACTGTGGTGCTAACGTAGGTATTGGTAAAGACCATACAATCTACTCTTTAATTGATGGTGTAGTAAAATTTGAAATTAAAGATAAGAAAAGAAAAAAAGTTTCAGTTTACGCAGCATCGTAA
- the dnaG gene encoding DNA primase yields the protein MIKKESIENLKNHLDVVDVVSQFLELKKSGANFKACCPFHGETTPSFVVSPAKQIYHCFGCGAGGDSIKFVMEYEKLSYPETIEKLASMYNVQLEYDNNNQKKQDTKIIEDINKYYQKLFISNNIAKEYIHKRGISEFSIEKFEIGYAPKSHETINYLKSNHYNLTEAIELGIIDTGQNGLYSRFIERITFPIYSINGKLVGFGGRTITGHNAKYVNSPQTKIFNKSRLLYGYHIAKEHIYKKNRIVVCEGYLDVIMLHQAGFNTAVATLGTALTTDHLPLLRRGEPKVILAYDGDKAGLNAAYKASVMLSQSEFEGGVIIFGDGKDPADMVNDGKIEELEKMFNSSQNFITYVIDYIVDKYNINEPAQKQKALNESNEYLKSLSLIYQDEYKRYIAQKLNIRENLVKTSSEKARTFEVNLSKINIQELCIIKSIIENPKRLDMVLDLVDSSMFETHKNEFELVMNEPDNISLNAIVLNEKLENYDDERLKQELLVLLYKFYSNKLTAISYDKTMEFRQKATMIRKLKDNIYQLKQGKLVSYNL from the coding sequence ATGATAAAAAAAGAGTCAATAGAAAATTTGAAGAATCACCTTGATGTTGTTGATGTTGTTTCTCAATTCTTAGAATTAAAAAAAAGTGGAGCAAACTTTAAGGCTTGTTGTCCTTTTCATGGTGAAACTACTCCTTCCTTTGTTGTAAGTCCTGCAAAACAAATTTATCATTGTTTTGGTTGTGGTGCAGGTGGAGACTCTATAAAATTTGTAATGGAATATGAAAAACTTTCTTATCCTGAAACTATTGAAAAATTAGCTTCTATGTATAATGTTCAACTTGAATATGACAATAATAATCAAAAGAAACAAGATACAAAAATAATTGAAGACATAAATAAATATTATCAAAAGCTTTTTATTAGTAATAATATTGCAAAAGAGTATATCCATAAAAGAGGAATTTCAGAGTTTTCAATTGAAAAATTTGAAATAGGATATGCTCCAAAATCTCATGAAACAATTAATTATTTAAAATCAAACCATTATAATTTAACTGAAGCCATTGAATTAGGAATTATTGATACTGGTCAAAATGGTTTATATTCAAGGTTTATTGAAAGAATAACTTTCCCTATTTATTCTATTAATGGGAAGCTTGTTGGATTTGGTGGAAGAACAATTACCGGGCATAATGCAAAATATGTAAACTCTCCTCAAACTAAAATATTTAATAAATCAAGACTTTTATATGGTTATCATATTGCAAAAGAACATATATACAAGAAAAATAGAATAGTAGTATGTGAAGGTTATTTAGATGTTATTATGCTTCATCAAGCGGGATTTAATACAGCAGTTGCAACACTTGGAACTGCACTTACGACTGATCATTTACCTTTATTAAGAAGAGGCGAACCAAAAGTAATACTTGCTTATGATGGAGATAAAGCTGGACTTAATGCTGCTTATAAAGCATCAGTGATGTTAAGTCAAAGTGAATTTGAAGGTGGAGTTATAATTTTTGGGGATGGAAAAGATCCAGCTGATATGGTAAATGATGGAAAAATTGAAGAGTTAGAAAAAATGTTTAACTCTTCACAAAATTTTATTACTTATGTAATTGATTATATAGTTGATAAATATAACATAAATGAACCCGCCCAAAAACAAAAAGCTTTAAATGAATCAAATGAATACTTAAAATCTTTAAGTTTAATCTATCAAGATGAGTATAAAAGATATATTGCACAAAAATTAAATATTAGAGAAAACCTTGTTAAAACAAGTAGTGAAAAAGCAAGAACATTTGAAGTTAATTTAAGCAAAATAAATATCCAAGAACTTTGTATAATAAAATCAATTATAGAAAATCCAAAAAGATTAGATATGGTTTTAGATTTAGTTGATTCAAGTATGTTTGAAACTCATAAAAATGAGTTTGAGCTAGTAATGAATGAACCTGATAATATATCTTTAAATGCAATTGTTTTAAATGAAAAATTAGAAAACTATGATGATGAAAGATTAAAACAAGAGTTATTAGTTTTATTGTACAAATTTTATTCAAATAAACTAACAGCAATTTCATATGATAAAACAATGGAGTTTAGGCAAAAAGCAACAATGATTAGAAAACTAAAAGATAATATTTATCAATTAAAACAAGGTAAACTTGTTAGTTATAATTTATAA
- the obgE gene encoding GTPase ObgE, whose amino-acid sequence MFIDSARFSVSSGKGGQGCASFRREKFVNKGGPDGGDGGKGGDVIFEVDNNTDTLSNYKGRKVFKADNGKQGMGGNMTGKSATPLVLIVPPGTQVIDDDTGEILLDLLEVGQKVTFLEGGKGGLGNVHFKNSRNQRPTYFQPGLPGLTKNIRLELKLIADVGLVGYPNVGKSTLISTTSNATPEIANYEFTTLTPKLGVVNVGDYNSFVMADIPGIIDGAAEGRGLGLEFLKHIERTKTLLFVIDVANYRTMIDQFNVLKQEVEKFSTELAGRNFAIVLSKTDGYYGEDLVSDVKQFIEDIGLEVSNSNEFGFDKELPYYVQDLTFNKFDNTKPYFVLPISSVTRVNTKPLGFALYDLLEQGK is encoded by the coding sequence ATGTTTATAGACAGCGCTAGGTTTTCAGTGTCATCAGGAAAAGGTGGTCAAGGTTGCGCTTCATTTAGAAGAGAAAAATTTGTTAATAAAGGTGGACCTGACGGAGGAGATGGTGGAAAAGGTGGAGATGTTATCTTTGAAGTAGATAACAACACTGATACATTATCAAATTACAAAGGTAGAAAAGTATTTAAAGCTGATAATGGTAAACAAGGAATGGGTGGAAATATGACTGGTAAATCAGCAACTCCACTTGTATTAATTGTACCTCCAGGAACTCAGGTTATTGATGATGATACAGGTGAAATTTTACTTGACCTTTTAGAAGTTGGTCAAAAGGTTACTTTTTTAGAAGGTGGAAAAGGTGGATTAGGTAATGTTCACTTTAAAAACTCTAGAAATCAAAGACCAACTTATTTTCAACCAGGACTTCCAGGTCTTACAAAAAACATTAGATTAGAATTAAAATTAATTGCAGATGTTGGTTTAGTTGGATATCCAAATGTTGGTAAATCAACTCTTATTTCAACTACATCAAATGCAACTCCAGAAATTGCAAACTATGAGTTTACAACTTTAACACCAAAACTTGGGGTTGTAAATGTAGGTGATTATAACTCTTTTGTTATGGCTGATATTCCAGGAATTATTGATGGAGCTGCTGAAGGAAGAGGTTTAGGTTTAGAGTTTTTAAAACATATTGAAAGAACTAAAACTTTACTATTTGTAATTGATGTTGCAAATTATAGAACAATGATTGATCAATTTAATGTATTAAAACAAGAAGTAGAAAAATTCTCTACTGAATTAGCAGGAAGAAATTTTGCTATTGTTTTAAGTAAAACAGATGGTTATTATGGTGAAGATTTAGTAAGTGATGTTAAACAATTTATTGAAGATATTGGACTTGAAGTATCAAATTCAAATGAGTTTGGATTTGATAAAGAGTTACCTTATTATGTTCAAGATTTAACATTTAATAAATTTGATAATACAAAGCCATATTTTGTTTTACCAATTTCATCAGTTACTAGAGTTAATACAAAACCACTAGGTTTTGCTTTATATGATTTATTGGAACAAGGTAAATGA
- the rplU gene encoding 50S ribosomal protein L21 gives MYAIIKCGGKQYKVSEGDILDIDYTGKAAKETLEITDVIALNDGELKTGDAVSAAKVEAEVVLDGTGVNRAKKVIIYKKRRRKDSKLKRGFRKSFTKIRITKIAA, from the coding sequence ATGTACGCAATTATCAAGTGTGGTGGTAAACAGTATAAAGTGTCTGAGGGTGATATCTTAGATATTGACTATACTGGTAAAGCTGCTAAAGAAACTTTAGAAATTACTGACGTTATCGCATTAAACGATGGTGAATTAAAAACTGGTGATGCTGTATCTGCTGCGAAAGTAGAAGCTGAAGTAGTATTAGATGGTACTGGTGTAAATAGAGCTAAAAAAGTAATCATTTACAAAAAAAGAAGAAGAAAAGATTCTAAGTTAAAAAGAGGTTTCAGAAAAAGCTTCACTAAAATTAGAATTACTAAAATTGCTGCTTAA